Proteins encoded by one window of Bacteroidota bacterium:
- a CDS encoding DUF58 domain-containing protein has translation MEKAALLKKVRSIEIKTKGISQNIFSGEYHSAFKGRGMSFSEVREYTFGDDVRNIEWNVTARMSHPYIKVFEEERELTVMLIIDVSQSSYFGTQIQMKNALITEIAAVLSFSAINNNDKVGVILFSDRIEKFIPPKKGKSHILRIISDLLEVTPAGKATNISLALEYFNNVVKKRSIAFVFSDFMDTAYEKPLRIAARKHDLIGVHIHDKREEELPDVGIVRMFDAEKNEVKWVDTSNKTTRAHYKKNFIENVSQFKTTFSKSGADTISINSEKPYINELHKFFRKRIMMR, from the coding sequence TTGGAGAAGGCAGCGTTACTGAAAAAAGTCAGATCCATTGAAATAAAAACCAAGGGTATTTCTCAAAATATCTTTTCTGGAGAATATCATTCTGCATTTAAAGGTAGGGGAATGAGTTTCAGCGAAGTGAGAGAATATACTTTTGGAGATGATGTGCGCAATATAGAATGGAACGTAACTGCACGCATGAGTCATCCTTATATAAAGGTGTTTGAAGAGGAAAGAGAATTAACGGTGATGCTTATTATTGATGTAAGCCAATCGTCGTATTTCGGAACTCAAATTCAAATGAAAAATGCGTTGATCACGGAAATTGCCGCTGTATTATCTTTTTCTGCAATTAATAATAATGATAAGGTGGGGGTGATACTGTTTTCCGATCGCATCGAAAAATTTATTCCTCCCAAAAAAGGAAAGTCGCACATATTGCGTATTATTAGCGATCTGCTTGAAGTTACTCCCGCCGGAAAAGCAACAAACATTTCTCTTGCCTTGGAATATTTTAATAATGTGGTTAAAAAAAGAAGTATTGCATTTGTGTTCAGCGATTTTATGGATACTGCTTATGAAAAACCACTGAGAATAGCAGCACGCAAACACGATCTTATTGGTGTTCATATTCACGACAAAAGAGAAGAAGAATTACCGGATGTAGGTATTGTACGCATGTTTGATGCAGAAAAAAACGAGGTAAAGTGGGTAGACACTTCCAATAAAACAACGAGAGCTCATTATAAAAAGAATTTTATTGAAAATGTATCGCAATTTAAAACCACCTTTTCGAAAAGTGGTGCTGATACTATTAGTATAAACAGTGAAAAACCGTATATCAACGAATTACATAAATTTTTCAGGAAAAGAATAATGATGCGCTAA
- a CDS encoding group III truncated hemoglobin has translation MELNKDIQSRDDIKIIIDAFYEKVKLDDTIGFIFNDVADVNWEEHLPIMYDFWEATVLGTVVYARNAMAPHFKLNEKVKLTATHFERWLKLFTETIDNLYSGVMAEAMKMRGKNIAGVMLFKMGDENKLRIV, from the coding sequence ATGGAATTGAATAAAGATATTCAAAGCAGGGATGATATTAAAATTATTATTGATGCCTTTTACGAAAAAGTAAAACTGGATGATACTATCGGATTTATATTTAATGATGTTGCTGACGTAAATTGGGAAGAACATTTACCCATTATGTACGATTTTTGGGAGGCTACCGTATTAGGTACCGTTGTTTATGCGCGAAATGCCATGGCACCGCACTTTAAACTGAATGAAAAAGTAAAATTAACTGCCACACATTTTGAACGTTGGTTAAAACTGTTTACTGAAACCATAGATAATTTATACTCCGGTGTTATGGCCGAAGCAATGAAAATGCGGGGTAAAAATATTGCAGGAGTAATGTTATTTAAAATGGGTGATGAAAATAAATTGAGGATAGTATAA
- a CDS encoding 6-carboxytetrahydropterin synthase, translating into MRTTVCRRATFNAAHRLFNPAWDEETNDRVFGLCNNPNYHGHNYILIVKITGDINPETGYVIDLKTVKDLIDQLVIEPFDHNNLNLDVPEFKYLNPTAENIAKVIWEKFRHHLDAAFDIKIQLYETENNFVEYPG; encoded by the coding sequence ATGAGAACTACCGTTTGCAGAAGAGCCACATTTAATGCGGCACACAGGTTATTTAATCCGGCTTGGGATGAGGAAACGAATGATCGTGTATTTGGTTTGTGTAATAATCCGAATTACCATGGGCATAATTATATTCTTATTGTAAAAATAACCGGTGATATAAATCCCGAAACAGGATATGTTATTGATCTAAAAACTGTAAAAGATCTTATTGACCAATTAGTGATAGAACCCTTCGATCACAATAATTTAAATTTGGATGTTCCTGAATTTAAATATTTAAATCCAACTGCAGAAAATATTGCAAAGGTAATTTGGGAGAAATTCCGCCATCATTTAGATGCTGCATTTGATATTAAAATTCAGTTATACGAAACGGAAAATAATTTTGTAGAATATCCGGGATAA
- a CDS encoding OsmC family protein: protein MEDKILVTSHLGNNKYKTVLSNGRTEIIADEPIAKGGSDLGPAPRELLCMSLAACTSITLRMYSDQKKWEIGEIDVDVELESSETETIFHRKIRFGSSITEEMKNRLLLVADKCPVHKIFSKGIKINTELIMNT, encoded by the coding sequence ATGGAAGATAAAATTCTAGTTACATCTCATTTGGGAAATAATAAGTATAAAACAGTGCTAAGCAATGGACGAACTGAAATTATTGCAGATGAACCAATTGCAAAAGGCGGCTCAGACCTTGGTCCGGCGCCCCGTGAATTATTATGTATGAGTTTGGCCGCTTGTACATCCATTACATTGCGGATGTATTCCGATCAAAAAAAATGGGAAATAGGGGAAATAGATGTAGATGTGGAATTGGAAAGTTCAGAAACAGAAACGATCTTTCACAGGAAAATAAGGTTTGGTTCTTCTATCACCGAAGAAATGAAAAACAGATTGTTGCTTGTTGCCGATAAGTGTCCGGTACATAAAATTTTTTCCAAAGGGATAAAGATCAATACGGAATTAATAATGAATACATAA
- a CDS encoding VWA domain-containing protein, translating to MKFENSTYLYLLFLLPAVVVLFYYYISWRKKAIKKLGDEQLINRLMPQNSLKRKWIKITLLMLSLACFVIGLANLRMGSKKQKITGESAEVIICFDVSNSMLANDVKPDRLTQAKLTTSQLIDKLSSNKIGLIVFAGQSYVQMPLTRDSRAALMYLNTINTGMVSSQGTEIGKAIETALVEFESGGEEGSKKGKAIIIITDGESHDANAVEMAKEAAKKNIKIITLGVGTKNGGPIPLKNGNRSDGFKKDKEGNIVLTKLNEQIMQELATESNGLYMNVSEGRKVVQKVYEEIDALDKTKDDSFEFSEYANHFQIFLGIGLLLMTLEFFISDKKPKWLEKINLFDAEKTN from the coding sequence ATGAAATTCGAAAATAGTACATATTTATATTTATTGTTTCTGCTTCCGGCGGTTGTTGTGTTATTCTATTATTATATTTCATGGCGAAAAAAAGCAATTAAAAAATTAGGCGACGAACAACTGATCAATCGCCTCATGCCACAAAATTCATTAAAAAGAAAGTGGATAAAGATTACTTTGCTCATGCTTTCCCTTGCCTGTTTTGTTATCGGACTTGCAAATTTGCGTATGGGTTCCAAAAAACAAAAAATAACCGGAGAAAGTGCAGAGGTGATAATATGTTTTGATGTTTCGAACAGCATGCTTGCCAATGATGTAAAACCCGACAGGTTAACACAGGCGAAACTCACCACAAGTCAACTCATTGATAAACTTTCCTCCAATAAAATAGGACTGATTGTTTTTGCGGGGCAAAGTTATGTTCAAATGCCATTAACGCGCGATTCCAGAGCTGCACTTATGTATTTGAATACTATAAATACAGGAATGGTATCTTCACAGGGAACCGAAATTGGGAAAGCAATAGAAACGGCTTTGGTGGAATTTGAAAGTGGTGGCGAGGAAGGTTCCAAAAAAGGAAAAGCAATTATAATAATTACAGATGGGGAAAGTCATGATGCCAATGCCGTTGAAATGGCAAAAGAAGCAGCTAAAAAAAATATTAAAATTATAACCCTTGGCGTTGGTACTAAAAACGGTGGGCCAATACCTTTGAAAAATGGAAACAGGTCTGATGGATTTAAAAAAGATAAAGAGGGAAACATTGTACTTACCAAACTGAATGAACAAATTATGCAGGAATTAGCCACGGAGTCTAATGGTTTATATATGAATGTGAGTGAAGGAAGAAAGGTGGTGCAAAAAGTATATGAAGAAATTGATGCTTTAGATAAAACCAAGGATGATTCCTTTGAATTTTCTGAATATGCAAATCACTTTCAGATATTTTTGGGAATAGGATTATTATTGATGACATTGGAATTCTTTATATCCGATAAAAAACCGAAATGGCTTGAAAAAATTAATTTATTTGATGCGGAAAAAACCAATTAA
- a CDS encoding gliding motility lipoprotein GldH: protein MKNVFLIYCLLFTAIFFSACEKSRVFDKNISLEKEGWFYGEKENFEVSILDTNTTYNLYINVRHTDEYPYNNLWVNMTTVFPDSTVQENKVSVVLSESNGEWIGTCVDGICYNSVLVQSNFLLNQKGKYTISLEQDMRMNPLPFVLSIGVKLEKFGISTDQ from the coding sequence TTGAAAAATGTTTTCCTAATTTATTGTTTATTATTTACCGCAATATTTTTTTCAGCTTGCGAGAAGTCGCGTGTTTTTGATAAAAATATTTCGCTGGAAAAAGAGGGATGGTTCTATGGGGAAAAGGAAAATTTTGAAGTATCCATTTTGGATACCAATACCACGTATAATTTATATATTAATGTTCGCCATACAGATGAATATCCTTATAATAATTTGTGGGTGAATATGACCACAGTTTTTCCGGATAGTACTGTTCAGGAAAATAAGGTAAGTGTTGTTTTATCTGAATCAAATGGCGAGTGGATCGGTACTTGTGTTGACGGTATTTGTTATAATTCAGTACTTGTTCAAAGTAATTTTTTACTCAATCAAAAAGGCAAATACACCATTTCTCTCGAACAGGATATGCGCATGAATCCGCTTCCTTTTGTTTTAAGTATTGGGGTGAAGTTGGAGAAGTTTGGGATCAGCACGGATCAATAA
- the xth gene encoding exodeoxyribonuclease III, protein MKIITYNLNGIRAAMNRGWLDWVREHAFDIICVQELKAEPGQLDVTLFDQMGYHHYWHPAQKKGYSGVAIFSKIKPDNVVIGCGNNDYDCEGRVIRADYGDKSVYSIYFPSGTTGDLRQGVKYKFLDYISSHLKEVQKERKKLIVCGDYNIAHTPLDIHDPKGNKNSSGFLPEERAWMDTFYGSGYIDSLRFFNKDPHQYTWWSYRANARANNKGWRIDYIAVTENLSKDLVGAKIYPDAMHSDHCPQVLEMKWS, encoded by the coding sequence ATGAAGATCATAACTTATAATCTTAATGGAATTCGCGCTGCCATGAATCGCGGATGGCTCGACTGGGTTCGCGAACACGCTTTTGATATCATTTGTGTGCAGGAATTAAAGGCAGAGCCTGGTCAGTTGGATGTTACACTTTTTGACCAAATGGGATATCACCATTACTGGCATCCGGCACAAAAAAAAGGATATAGCGGTGTTGCTATTTTTTCTAAAATAAAACCCGATAATGTTGTGATAGGATGTGGAAATAATGATTACGATTGTGAGGGCAGGGTTATTCGTGCCGATTACGGAGATAAAAGTGTGTATTCCATTTATTTTCCTTCGGGAACAACCGGCGATTTACGACAAGGAGTAAAATATAAATTCCTCGATTATATTTCTTCACATTTAAAAGAGGTGCAAAAAGAAAGAAAAAAATTAATTGTTTGCGGCGATTATAATATTGCACATACACCATTGGATATACACGATCCTAAAGGGAATAAAAACAGTTCCGGATTTTTGCCGGAAGAACGCGCGTGGATGGATACCTTTTACGGTTCCGGTTATATCGACAGCCTTCGCTTTTTTAATAAAGATCCACATCAATATACTTGGTGGAGTTACCGTGCAAATGCCCGCGCAAATAATAAAGGATGGAGAATTGATTATATAGCAGTTACCGAAAATTTAAGCAAAGATCTTGTTGGAGCAAAAATATATCCCGATGCAATGCATAGTGATCATTGCCCTCAGGTTTTGGAGATGAAATGGAGTTGA
- a CDS encoding MoxR family ATPase yields METLASAEIKELNDRIHEESAFIDLLRLETSKVIIGQKYMIDRLLLGLLSQGHILLEGVPGLAKTLAIKTLSSAINAKFSRIQFTPDLLPADLVGTLIYNQKDNVFSVKKGPIFANFILADEINRAPAKVQSALLESMQEKQVTIGDKTYKLEEPFLVLATQNPIEQEGTYPLPEAQVDRFMMKVVINYPTKEDEKLIIRQNVTGAEIKIKQVISPEQILSARNLVKDVYMDEKIENYILDIVFATRKPEDFKLNKIKHLITYGGSPRASINLALASKAYAFIKRRGYVIPEDVRAICHDVLRHRIGLTYEAEAENITSEDIISEILNVVEVP; encoded by the coding sequence ATGGAAACTTTGGCATCTGCTGAAATTAAAGAATTAAACGATCGTATCCACGAAGAAAGCGCATTTATTGATCTGCTGCGCCTGGAAACCTCTAAAGTAATTATCGGGCAAAAGTACATGATCGACAGGTTATTGCTCGGACTGTTATCCCAAGGGCATATTTTGCTGGAAGGTGTGCCGGGACTGGCTAAAACGCTTGCTATCAAAACCCTTTCGAGTGCTATAAATGCAAAATTTTCGCGGATTCAATTCACCCCCGATCTTTTACCTGCCGATCTTGTGGGCACATTGATCTATAATCAAAAAGACAATGTTTTCAGTGTAAAAAAAGGGCCCATTTTTGCAAATTTTATTCTTGCCGATGAGATCAACCGGGCGCCTGCAAAAGTGCAAAGTGCGTTATTGGAATCCATGCAGGAAAAACAGGTAACAATAGGTGATAAAACTTATAAATTAGAAGAACCTTTTTTAGTGTTGGCAACTCAAAATCCCATTGAACAGGAGGGAACTTATCCCTTACCTGAGGCACAAGTGGACCGTTTTATGATGAAAGTGGTGATAAATTACCCCACGAAAGAGGATGAAAAACTCATTATCCGTCAAAATGTTACCGGTGCAGAAATAAAAATTAAACAGGTAATTTCCCCTGAACAGATACTTTCAGCAAGAAATCTTGTTAAAGATGTCTATATGGACGAAAAAATTGAGAATTATATTCTAGATATCGTTTTTGCAACCAGAAAACCGGAGGATTTTAAATTAAATAAAATAAAACACCTTATTACATACGGAGGATCGCCCCGCGCTTCCATAAATCTGGCACTGGCAAGTAAAGCCTATGCATTTATAAAACGCAGGGGATATGTAATTCCGGAAGATGTGCGTGCAATTTGTCATGATGTATTGCGCCATCGCATCGGATTAACATATGAAGCCGAAGCGGAGAATATTACTTCGGAGGATATTATTTCGGAGATCCTGAATGTAGTGGAGGTGCCGTGA
- a CDS encoding VWA domain-containing protein: MDLIKDIRFEDPWFFLLLLLLPLYIYYYNNRGRKKYVEFKISSLSGLQNKKFIPAKIKWLPILFVLRILSFLMIVIALARPQTGFSNKKISSEGIDMMLSLDVSTSMYAIDFRPNRMEAAKVAAKEFIDSRPGDRIGLVVFAGETFTQCPATLDHELLKTQVDNADNWYLQDGTAIGDGLFMAVNRLADTTNLSTKVIILLTDGVRMGGKFSPIDAANAAKQLNIRVYTIGVGSETNMPIPVVDKNGRRVFDLDPRISFDEPTLTEIADITGGKYFKATSKEKLSEVYQEIDTIEKQKIDVDITRRYDEQFYLFALAGFILLLIELILTHTIFRSVT, translated from the coding sequence ATGGATCTTATAAAAGATATTAGGTTTGAAGACCCTTGGTTTTTTCTGTTGCTTCTGCTTCTGCCGTTGTATATTTATTATTATAATAATCGGGGCAGAAAAAAATACGTGGAATTTAAAATTTCTTCTTTATCCGGATTACAAAATAAAAAATTTATCCCCGCAAAAATTAAATGGTTACCCATTCTTTTTGTGTTGAGGATCTTAAGTTTTCTCATGATCGTTATTGCACTTGCACGACCACAAACCGGTTTCAGCAATAAAAAAATATCCTCAGAAGGAATTGATATGATGTTGTCGCTGGATGTTTCTACAAGTATGTATGCAATAGATTTCAGACCAAACAGAATGGAAGCTGCAAAAGTTGCTGCAAAAGAATTTATTGACAGCAGGCCCGGGGATAGAATTGGATTGGTAGTATTTGCGGGAGAAACTTTTACGCAATGTCCTGCAACACTTGATCACGAATTATTAAAAACTCAGGTTGACAATGCCGATAATTGGTATTTACAGGATGGCACTGCAATTGGGGATGGATTATTTATGGCAGTAAACAGACTTGCGGATACAACTAATTTAAGCACCAAAGTAATTATACTTTTAACCGATGGTGTGAGAATGGGTGGAAAATTTTCGCCAATAGATGCTGCTAATGCTGCTAAACAATTAAATATTCGCGTGTATACCATCGGCGTTGGAAGCGAAACAAATATGCCTATTCCGGTTGTAGATAAAAACGGAAGAAGGGTTTTTGATCTTGATCCACGTATTTCATTTGATGAACCCACACTTACAGAAATTGCGGATATCACCGGAGGAAAATATTTTAAAGCAACATCAAAGGAAAAGCTTTCGGAAGTTTACCAAGAAATAGATACTATTGAAAAACAAAAAATCGACGTGGATATTACCCGCAGATATGATGAACAATTTTATCTTTTTGCTTTAGCAGGATTTATTTTATTATTAATTGAATTAATTTTAACACATACCATTTTCAGATCAGTAACTTAA
- a CDS encoding glutathione peroxidase, with the protein MVKENTIHTFKVPAIDGGEIDFSAFKGKKVLVVNTASDCEFTTQYRQLQELYTSFNNNLVVVGFPSNNFGEQEPGTNKEIRNFCSYRYGVTFPLAAKSEVTGAAINPVFKWLKEQELDGDLNKSITWNFQKFLLNEDGELIAVFPPSVDPINDELLGFLNLN; encoded by the coding sequence ATGGTCAAAGAAAACACGATACATACCTTTAAAGTGCCCGCAATTGATGGTGGAGAGATCGATTTCTCTGCATTCAAAGGAAAAAAAGTGCTTGTAGTGAACACCGCAAGCGATTGTGAATTCACTACACAATATCGACAATTACAGGAGTTGTATACGAGTTTTAATAACAATCTTGTAGTTGTTGGATTTCCCTCCAATAATTTTGGGGAACAGGAACCAGGTACTAATAAAGAGATCAGGAATTTTTGTTCATATCGGTATGGCGTTACATTTCCATTAGCTGCAAAAAGTGAAGTAACGGGTGCTGCAATTAATCCTGTATTTAAATGGCTTAAGGAACAAGAACTTGACGGAGATCTCAATAAATCAATTACCTGGAATTTTCAAAAATTTCTGCTTAATGAAGACGGTGAATTAATTGCCGTATTTCCACCTTCCGTTGATCCCATAAATGATGAATTATTGGGTTTTTTGAATTTGAATTAA
- a CDS encoding ATP-binding protein, with the protein MALFPFSEEQIISRLQSDNPWWVNGALDDFYEAFEPRLYFNIFYPLVKTTSVNRATVLMGPRRVGKTVMIYHSIKKLIEEGVSPQKILYASIETPIYNNISPEYLFTLAKKASGDLVSEGWYIFFDEIQYLKDWEVHLKNLVDVFRKTKFIASGSAAAALKLKSNESGAGRFTDFMLPPLTFYEYIHLKNLTPLIKPDTINWKGNIASFSSATNISELNKCFVEYVNFGGYPEVIFNQEIQSNPGRYMRADIIDKVLLRDLPGLYGIQDVQELNSLFTTIAWNSGRECSMDELSKNSGVKKSTLRQYLFYLEAAFLVHIVKRVDQKAGRFQRENFFKIYLTNPSLRSALFAPLGAEADGMGALMETAIFSQWMQRTSFIPYYARWKNGEVDLININRIKNKPDWAVEIKWSNRFFEAPNELRSLVTFCKENNLSQALATTIDKTGIKEHNGIQIQFIPASVYAYNVGKNTIEGLN; encoded by the coding sequence ATGGCATTATTTCCTTTTTCTGAGGAGCAGATCATCAGCAGACTACAATCTGATAACCCGTGGTGGGTGAATGGTGCTTTGGACGACTTTTATGAGGCGTTTGAGCCGAGATTGTATTTTAATATATTTTACCCCTTGGTAAAAACAACTTCTGTGAATAGGGCAACCGTTCTGATGGGTCCCCGAAGAGTTGGAAAAACAGTGATGATATATCACAGCATTAAAAAATTGATAGAGGAAGGCGTGTCGCCCCAAAAAATTTTGTATGCTTCCATTGAGACTCCCATTTATAATAATATTTCGCCGGAATATCTTTTTACGTTGGCTAAAAAAGCATCGGGTGATCTGGTATCTGAAGGCTGGTATATTTTTTTTGATGAGATACAGTATTTAAAAGATTGGGAAGTTCATTTAAAAAACCTTGTTGATGTATTTAGAAAAACTAAATTTATTGCAAGTGGTTCGGCAGCCGCTGCATTAAAATTAAAAAGTAATGAAAGTGGTGCGGGAAGATTTACAGATTTTATGTTGCCTCCACTTACTTTTTATGAATATATTCATCTCAAAAATTTAACTCCATTAATTAAACCTGATACCATAAACTGGAAAGGAAATATAGCATCATTTTCTTCTGCAACCAACATCTCGGAACTAAATAAATGTTTTGTGGAGTATGTGAATTTTGGTGGTTATCCGGAAGTTATTTTTAATCAGGAAATTCAGAGTAATCCCGGCAGATATATGCGCGCAGATATTATCGACAAGGTATTATTAAGAGATCTTCCGGGTCTGTATGGTATTCAGGATGTACAGGAACTCAATTCGTTGTTCACAACAATTGCGTGGAACAGCGGCCGAGAATGTAGCATGGATGAATTGAGTAAAAACAGTGGTGTGAAAAAAAGCACATTGCGACAATATTTATTTTATTTGGAAGCTGCATTTTTAGTGCATATTGTCAAAAGAGTTGATCAAAAGGCCGGTCGTTTTCAAAGAGAAAATTTCTTTAAAATTTATTTGACGAATCCCAGTTTGAGAAGTGCATTATTTGCACCACTTGGTGCAGAGGCTGATGGTATGGGTGCGCTTATGGAAACTGCAATATTTAGTCAGTGGATGCAACGCACTTCCTTTATTCCCTATTATGCACGATGGAAAAATGGTGAGGTTGATCTGATAAATATAAATCGCATAAAAAATAAACCTGATTGGGCAGTGGAAATAAAATGGAGTAATCGTTTTTTTGAAGCTCCTAACGAATTGAGAAGTCTTGTTACCTTTTGTAAAGAAAATAATTTATCTCAGGCTTTAGCCACAACTATAGATAAAACCGGAATTAAAGAACACAATGGAATTCAAATTCAATTTATACCCGCTTCTGTATATGCGTATAATGTTGGAAAAAATACGATAGAAGGTTTGAATTAA